A single genomic interval of Camelina sativa cultivar DH55 chromosome 11, Cs, whole genome shotgun sequence harbors:
- the LOC104721225 gene encoding WUSCHEL-related homeobox 13-like: MMEWDHQQQPNNLHSSNLQGIDVNGGGSGAGGGGMYVKVMTDEQYETLRKQIAIYGTICERLVEMHKTLTAQQDLAGGRLGGLYADPMMSSIGHKMTARQRWTPTPVQLQILERIFDQGTGTPSKQKIKDITEELSQHGQIAEQNVYNWFQNRRARSKRKQHGGGGGSSGNNNNESEVETEVEALNEKRRPESLLGLPDGNNNNNGIGTAATTTTAPRPEDLCFQSPEMSSDLHLLGVLSNPRDEHLVGKMGLSESYNLYDHVEDYGMSG; encoded by the exons ATGATGGAATGGGATCATCAGCAACAACCCAATAACCTTCACTCTTCTAATCTTCAAGGGATCGATGTTAATGGCGGTGGCTCCGGCGCCGGTGGAGGAGGAATGTACGTGAAGGTGATGACCGATGAGCAGTATGAGACTCTCAGGAAACAGATTGCTATTTACGGCACTATTTGTGAGCGTCTTGTTGAGATGCACAAAACCCTCACTGCTCAACAAGATCTTGCag GAGGGAGATTGGGAGGTCTATATGCAGACCCAATGATGTCATCTATAGGTCATAAGATGACTGCTAGACAGAGGTGGACTCCTACGCCCGTTCAGCTTCAGATTCTTGAGCGTATATTCGATCAAGGCACGGGTACACCGAGCAAGCAGAAGATCAAAGACATAACCGAAGAGCTGAGCCAACACGGCCAGATTGCTGAGCAAAATGTCTACAACTGGTTCCAGAACCGACGTGCTCGCTCCAAGAGGAAGCAgcatggtggtggtggtggttcttCTGGCAACAACAATAATGAGTCTGAGGTAGAGACTGAAGTTGAGGCACTGAATGAGAAGAGAAGACCAGAGAGTCTTCTTGGTCTTCCTGATGGCAATAACAACAATAATGGCATAGGgacagcagcaacaacaacaacagctccTAGGCCTGAAGATCTTTGCTTTCAGAGCCCTGAGATGAGCTCAGACCTTCACTTGCTAGGAGTTCTATCAAATCCAA GGGATGAGCATCTTGTGGGAAAGATGGGACTGTCTGAAAGCTACAATCTTTATGATCATGTTGAAGACTATGGCATGTCAGGCTGA
- the LOC104721224 gene encoding plant-specific TFIIB-related protein PTF2-like isoform X1, which produces MRCKRCNGSNLEREEGTGNSYCGGCGTLHEYDNYEAQLGGINGPQGTYIRVGTIGVGSVLAYKDKKIYEANKLIDVITERLNLGNNAETVKSMISKITDGEFGQGEWFPILIGACCYAVLRKEGKGVLPMEEIANEVGCELHQLGSVIKRVVDHLELELREFDLVGLFMNTANNSSRLSDVDREKKERITKQGAFLMNCALKWFLSTGRKPMPLVVAVLNLVVQVNGVKVKIDDFAKDARVSLNTSKMRYRELLQRLVKVAEEVRLPWAKDVTVKNVVKHSGTLIGLMEAKSMRKIKLGTGDDLVRTDGFRLEDIVKDCLSKKTMYRDDGDDDGHQDAMSRYFDVRGEHQLSLCNNDDDISVKQLSTLSRCSNAGGENQLSLCNNDDDISVKQLPTMSRCSSAGGESELSLCNNDDNMSVRQLSTMYKEYVDGFWGGILGKISQGNNNSMLQKKSFFQMVSCEDWWKGKSKLSQRLLLKEVLEKDVGLDAFPPSYIKGCVAVERRREKIEKAKLRIHAIQHPSDIVSESALSLELEYSKKKRKRGTEIDWEDLIIQTLVLHNVNEEEIEKGHYKTLLELHVFNSGEKLSKQASQDVSTFHVNVSLKLINKISYLFLNKP; this is translated from the exons ATGCGATGCAAGAGATGCAATGGAAGCAACCTTGAACGCGAAGAAGGCACAGGGAATTCGTATTGCGGTGGATGTGGGACATTACATGAGTACGATAATTATGAGGCTCAACTTGGTGGTATTAACGGACCTCAAGGTACATATATACGAGTAGGCACCATTGGTGTAGGCTCTGTTCTTGCTTATAAGGATAAGAAGATCTATGAAGCCAACAAATTGATTGATGTAATCACAGAGAGATTGAATCTTGGGAACAATGCTGAAACGGTTAAGAGTATGATTAGTAAAATCACTGATGGTGAATTTGGACAAGGTGAGTGGTTTCCGATTTTGATTGGGGCGTGTTGTTACGCTGTGTTGAGGAAAGAAGGGAAAGGTGTTTTGCCTATGGAGGAGATTGCTAATGAAGTTGGTTGTGAGTTGCATCAGTTAGGGAGTGTGATTAAGCGTGTTGTGGATCATTTGGAGTTGGAGTTGCGTGAGTTTGATCTTGTGGGTTTGTTTATGAACACGGCTAATAACTCATCGAGGTTGAGTGATGTTGATAGGGAAAAGAAGGAGAGGATAACAAAGCAAGGAGCTTTTCTGATGAATTGTGCACTCAAGTGGTTTTTGTCTACTGGGAGGAAACCAATGCCTTTAGTTGTGGCTGTTTTGAACCTTGTTGTTCAGGTTAATGGTGTTAAGGTAaagattgatgattttgctAAAGATGCTCGGGTTTCGTTGAATACCTCTAAAATGCGGTATAGAGAGTTATTGCAGAGGCTCGTCAAGGTTGCTGAAGAAGTGCGTTTACCTTGGGCTAAAGATGTTACTGTGAAGAATGTTGTGAAACACTCAGGGACTTTGATTGGTTTAATGGAAGCCAAGTCCATGAGAAAGATAAAACTAGGGACAGGGGATGATTTAGTTAGAACTGATGGGTTTCGTTTAGAAGATATAGTGAAGGACTGCCTTAGCAAAAAAACTATGTACcgtgatgatggtgatgatgatggtcacCAAGATGCTATGTCTCGGTATTTTGATGTAAGAGGTGAACATCAGCtaagtttatgtaataacgATGATGATATATCAGTGAAACAGTTGTCTACTCTGTCTCGGTGTTCTAATGCAGGAGGTGAAAATCAGCtaagtttatgtaataacgATGATGATATATCGGTGAAACAGTTGCCTACTATGTCTCGGTGTTCTAGTGCAGGAGGTGAAAGTGAGCTAAGTTTATGTAACAATGATGATAATATGTCGGTGAGACAATTGTCTACGATGTATAAGGAATATGTGGATGGATTTTGGGGTGGGATTCTTGGGAAAATAAGCCAGGGAAACAATAATAGTATGTTGCAAAAGAAATCGTTTTTTCAGATGGTTTCGTGTGAAGATTGGTGGAAAGGGAAATCGAAACTGAGTCAAAGGCTTCTGCTCAAGGAAGTGTTGGAGAAAGATGTAGGGCTTGATGCTTTTCCTCCTTCTTACATAAAGGGTTGCGTTGCAGTTGAAAGACGAAGAGAAAAGATTGAGAAGGCTAAGTTACGGATTCATGCGATACAGCATCCTTCTGACATAGTTAGTGAAAGTGCATTGTCTTTGGAGCTTGAATATagcaagaagaaaaggaaaagaggaaCTGAAATTGATTGGGAGGATTTGATTATCCAGACTCTGGTCTTACACAATGTGAATGAGGAAGAAATCGAAAAGGGTCATTACAAAACTTTGCTAGAATTGCATGTTTTCAACTCTGGAGAG AAATTATCAAAGCAAGCATCACAAGACGTTTCCACATTCCATGTAAATGTTTCTCTGAAGCTGATTAATAAGATAAGCTACTTGTTTCTTAATAAGCCCTGA
- the LOC104721224 gene encoding plant-specific TFIIB-related protein PTF2-like isoform X2, which produces MRCKRCNGSNLEREEGTGNSYCGGCGTLHEYDNYEAQLGGINGPQGTYIRVGTIGVGSVLAYKDKKIYEANKLIDVITERLNLGNNAETVKSMISKITDGEFGQGEWFPILIGACCYAVLRKEGKGVLPMEEIANEVGCELHQLGSVIKRVVDHLELELREFDLVGLFMNTANNSSRLSDVDREKKERITKQGAFLMNCALKWFLSTGRKPMPLVVAVLNLVVQVNGVKVKIDDFAKDARVSLNTSKMRYRELLQRLVKVAEEVRLPWAKDVTVKNVVKHSGTLIGLMEAKSMRKIKLGTGDDLVRTDGFRLEDIVKDCLSKKTMYRDDGDDDGHQDAMSRYFDVRGEHQLSLCNNDDDISVKQLSTLSRCSNAGGENQLSLCNNDDDISVKQLPTMSRCSSAGGESELSLCNNDDNMSVRQLSTMYKEYVDGFWGGILGKISQGNNNSMLQKKSFFQMVSCEDWWKGKSKLSQRLLLKEVLEKDVGLDAFPPSYIKGCVAVERRREKIEKAKLRIHAIQHPSDIVSESALSLELEYSKKKRKRGTEIDWEDLIIQTLVLHNVNEEEIEKGHYKTLLELHVFNSGEV; this is translated from the coding sequence ATGCGATGCAAGAGATGCAATGGAAGCAACCTTGAACGCGAAGAAGGCACAGGGAATTCGTATTGCGGTGGATGTGGGACATTACATGAGTACGATAATTATGAGGCTCAACTTGGTGGTATTAACGGACCTCAAGGTACATATATACGAGTAGGCACCATTGGTGTAGGCTCTGTTCTTGCTTATAAGGATAAGAAGATCTATGAAGCCAACAAATTGATTGATGTAATCACAGAGAGATTGAATCTTGGGAACAATGCTGAAACGGTTAAGAGTATGATTAGTAAAATCACTGATGGTGAATTTGGACAAGGTGAGTGGTTTCCGATTTTGATTGGGGCGTGTTGTTACGCTGTGTTGAGGAAAGAAGGGAAAGGTGTTTTGCCTATGGAGGAGATTGCTAATGAAGTTGGTTGTGAGTTGCATCAGTTAGGGAGTGTGATTAAGCGTGTTGTGGATCATTTGGAGTTGGAGTTGCGTGAGTTTGATCTTGTGGGTTTGTTTATGAACACGGCTAATAACTCATCGAGGTTGAGTGATGTTGATAGGGAAAAGAAGGAGAGGATAACAAAGCAAGGAGCTTTTCTGATGAATTGTGCACTCAAGTGGTTTTTGTCTACTGGGAGGAAACCAATGCCTTTAGTTGTGGCTGTTTTGAACCTTGTTGTTCAGGTTAATGGTGTTAAGGTAaagattgatgattttgctAAAGATGCTCGGGTTTCGTTGAATACCTCTAAAATGCGGTATAGAGAGTTATTGCAGAGGCTCGTCAAGGTTGCTGAAGAAGTGCGTTTACCTTGGGCTAAAGATGTTACTGTGAAGAATGTTGTGAAACACTCAGGGACTTTGATTGGTTTAATGGAAGCCAAGTCCATGAGAAAGATAAAACTAGGGACAGGGGATGATTTAGTTAGAACTGATGGGTTTCGTTTAGAAGATATAGTGAAGGACTGCCTTAGCAAAAAAACTATGTACcgtgatgatggtgatgatgatggtcacCAAGATGCTATGTCTCGGTATTTTGATGTAAGAGGTGAACATCAGCtaagtttatgtaataacgATGATGATATATCAGTGAAACAGTTGTCTACTCTGTCTCGGTGTTCTAATGCAGGAGGTGAAAATCAGCtaagtttatgtaataacgATGATGATATATCGGTGAAACAGTTGCCTACTATGTCTCGGTGTTCTAGTGCAGGAGGTGAAAGTGAGCTAAGTTTATGTAACAATGATGATAATATGTCGGTGAGACAATTGTCTACGATGTATAAGGAATATGTGGATGGATTTTGGGGTGGGATTCTTGGGAAAATAAGCCAGGGAAACAATAATAGTATGTTGCAAAAGAAATCGTTTTTTCAGATGGTTTCGTGTGAAGATTGGTGGAAAGGGAAATCGAAACTGAGTCAAAGGCTTCTGCTCAAGGAAGTGTTGGAGAAAGATGTAGGGCTTGATGCTTTTCCTCCTTCTTACATAAAGGGTTGCGTTGCAGTTGAAAGACGAAGAGAAAAGATTGAGAAGGCTAAGTTACGGATTCATGCGATACAGCATCCTTCTGACATAGTTAGTGAAAGTGCATTGTCTTTGGAGCTTGAATATagcaagaagaaaaggaaaagaggaaCTGAAATTGATTGGGAGGATTTGATTATCCAGACTCTGGTCTTACACAATGTGAATGAGGAAGAAATCGAAAAGGGTCATTACAAAACTTTGCTAGAATTGCATGTTTTCAACTCTGGAGAGGTTTGA
- the LOC104727561 gene encoding uncharacterized protein LOC104727561 produces MVRLSLSSKRYTYVHESGSKPTREAIDTHHVSIKGSRATGYASRRGIGFFLVLLASSVYFLLGKDNPVRSLSWFCLLSGFLIMLQSRKFVKKESVIIMPTFGIQLDTQYLRYPIYCLHSMMN; encoded by the exons ATGGTGAGATTGTCTCTTTCGAGTAAGAGGTACACTTACGTACACGAAAGTGGAAGTAAGCCAACTAGAGAAGCCATTGACACTCACCATGTGAGCATCAAGGGAAGCAGAGCAACTGGTTATGCTAGTCGTAGGGGGATTGGTTTCTTCCTGGTGCTTTTGGCGAGTTCTGTTTACTTTTTGCTTGGAAAG GACAATCCAGTTAGAAGTCTTTCTTGGTTCTGCCTCTTAAGTGGTTTCTTAATTATGCTACAAAGTCGGAAGTTTGTCAAGAAAG AATCTGTTATAATCATGCCAACCTTTGGCATCCAGCTTGATACTCAATATTTAAGGTACCCTATATATTGTTTGCACTCCATGATGAATTAA